In one window of Leptospira sp. WS92.C1 DNA:
- a CDS encoding phospholipase D-like domain-containing protein has translation MKRIQIVFFLIFGVGCFVSKKSEIPFYELLRDRKIEVFFSYPDRYTPHFKKRNVRDHILKRIRETEFSIDFWIYSFDDSEILQELQNAKRRGVRIQILSDPEKEYSEELKGLGLFQRWDRSGLQHSKILIFDRKKVFLGSGNFTWYGLENDLNGYVDFELFDSEIESFYAFLKEDPGITALEIKPFLFYISPEKGRLSQNLLLREVDRAKHSIRYLIFDHFDSVLTSRLSLADRRGLEIQGVYDSPVDNEGKYLANVFQNPNSMILGDGNEERIPGDSFGKGGLLHHKTMILDERTLISGSYNFSVSARDHNREIMFRTEDSFVVNEYLQEWVRIKSAAIPYRPSFLEQKTDSANRFFFRFLEGSIPNDTEQAICRENFFTKESVYLESGESFFKSILEYSLDPGESCRTVSGFTKVSSGYTGRKSNHPVKTENFRNLGKLFQKDGRLLLQSMEVGSGQDAFVQKPVLLFLPDYFSILSGNIFVPNAILSSFSFRKAFLFQKGSGPYEIPFQQSGNLLSAVPNSTEGFLFLESDFAFWAFCFHSRSKTGVEFTELIDEMLSFRKSEIPTNAEILPEIVAIEKRKESGSYCYQY, from the coding sequence ATGAAACGGATTCAGATCGTATTTTTCTTGATCTTTGGCGTGGGTTGTTTTGTCTCTAAAAAATCGGAAATCCCTTTTTATGAACTTCTGCGAGATCGTAAAATCGAAGTGTTCTTTTCGTATCCCGATCGTTATACGCCTCATTTCAAAAAACGGAATGTTCGGGATCACATTTTAAAACGAATCCGAGAGACCGAGTTTTCCATTGATTTTTGGATCTATTCGTTTGACGATTCGGAAATTCTACAGGAACTGCAAAACGCAAAACGTAGAGGAGTACGAATTCAAATTTTGTCGGATCCGGAAAAAGAATATTCCGAAGAGCTGAAAGGTCTTGGATTGTTTCAAAGGTGGGACCGATCCGGATTACAACATTCTAAAATTCTAATTTTTGATCGTAAAAAGGTATTCTTGGGTTCCGGGAATTTTACCTGGTATGGGCTCGAAAACGATCTGAATGGATACGTCGATTTTGAACTTTTCGATTCTGAAATCGAATCGTTTTACGCTTTTTTAAAAGAGGATCCGGGAATCACCGCTTTGGAAATCAAGCCGTTTTTGTTTTATATATCTCCGGAAAAGGGAAGGTTGAGTCAAAATCTACTTTTGAGAGAGGTGGATCGTGCAAAACATTCGATCCGTTATCTGATCTTTGATCATTTTGATTCGGTACTGACTTCCAGATTGTCCTTAGCGGATCGAAGAGGATTGGAAATCCAAGGAGTGTATGATTCTCCCGTGGATAACGAAGGAAAGTATCTCGCAAACGTTTTTCAAAATCCGAATTCGATGATTTTGGGAGACGGAAACGAGGAACGTATTCCCGGAGATTCTTTTGGAAAGGGAGGTTTGCTGCACCATAAAACCATGATACTGGATGAACGGACTTTAATTTCAGGATCGTATAATTTTTCAGTGAGCGCCAGGGATCATAATCGTGAAATTATGTTTCGTACCGAAGATTCGTTTGTGGTCAACGAATACTTGCAGGAATGGGTTCGCATAAAAAGTGCAGCGATTCCCTATCGACCCTCTTTTCTGGAACAAAAGACTGATTCTGCCAATCGTTTCTTTTTTCGATTTTTGGAGGGAAGTATTCCAAACGACACGGAACAGGCGATTTGTAGAGAGAATTTTTTTACGAAGGAATCCGTATATTTGGAATCTGGGGAATCGTTTTTCAAATCGATTTTGGAGTATTCATTGGATCCGGGAGAATCGTGCAGGACTGTTTCCGGTTTCACAAAAGTCAGTAGCGGTTATACGGGGAGAAAGTCCAATCATCCGGTTAAGACTGAGAATTTTCGAAACTTAGGTAAACTGTTTCAAAAAGACGGTCGTTTGTTGTTGCAATCGATGGAGGTCGGATCGGGGCAGGACGCGTTTGTTCAAAAACCGGTGCTCCTCTTTTTACCAGATTATTTTTCGATTCTTTCGGGAAACATTTTTGTACCCAATGCGATTTTATCCTCGTTTTCTTTTCGGAAAGCTTTCTTATTTCAGAAAGGATCCGGTCCGTATGAAATCCCGTTTCAGCAAAGCGGAAACTTGTTGAGTGCGGTACCAAACTCTACGGAAGGATTTTTATTTTTAGAATCCGATTTTGCGTTTTGGGCGTTTTGTTTTCATTCCCGTTCGAAAACCGGTGTAGAATTTACGGAATTGATCGACGAAATGTTATCCTTTCGTAAGAGCGAGATTCCGACTAACGCTGAAATTTTGCCGGAGATCGTCGCGATAGAAAAAAGAAAGGAATCCGGATCGTATTGTTATCAATACTAA
- a CDS encoding O-antigen ligase family protein, whose amino-acid sequence MPERLRKITLFLFCACIVTIGVSVSLSQGFLILAFITSLFSSKTPGFWKEPVILIALLFFGWYLTDFLIHGLREESFSTYTKTAFNAELKDIFLFAGLIVAWSLKKEEFPTVFQALTILFWILLVTGFLSSFSHVRLSRLISDLYRDSPNWKFTHPMGQIGGLPLFLPIGLMNTHLTFGGLLQFFFPVPMFLFLKSLFDKKGKEIIYRGIILLFFLYVVFLNNARSSVIGALFSSLTAFIVLGPIRKELPTTKILLIAGGALLTLALIGVGLSFTEAGQKITDPLFGKEKHTDAGRTFIWDSTFPLIEKNPIAGIGPGNYNREIEKSRLEHSEKYRELYYFYQTTQKGHAHNDYFHLFAVFGFPAIFLFITLGTFLYQRLLNSNLPYQQSLYFFGISGFFLSGLFQCYFQDDEVVILFWILCGFLLRTTKDFSKPTA is encoded by the coding sequence ATGCCCGAACGTCTTAGAAAAATCACTCTTTTTTTATTCTGCGCTTGCATTGTAACAATCGGAGTATCCGTCTCTCTCAGCCAAGGATTTCTTATCCTTGCGTTTATAACCTCTTTATTCTCCTCCAAAACTCCCGGTTTTTGGAAAGAACCTGTAATTTTAATCGCACTTCTATTTTTCGGCTGGTATCTTACAGACTTTTTGATCCACGGACTGAGAGAAGAAAGTTTTTCAACTTATACAAAAACGGCGTTCAATGCAGAGCTCAAGGACATCTTTCTTTTTGCAGGTTTGATCGTCGCTTGGAGCCTCAAAAAGGAAGAATTTCCAACGGTGTTTCAAGCCTTGACCATTTTATTTTGGATCTTGTTGGTAACAGGTTTTCTTTCCAGCTTTTCTCATGTTCGTCTTTCGAGATTGATCAGCGATCTTTACAGAGATTCTCCCAACTGGAAATTCACCCATCCTATGGGACAGATCGGAGGGCTTCCCCTTTTTCTTCCGATCGGCTTGATGAATACGCACTTAACGTTTGGCGGATTGCTTCAATTCTTTTTTCCGGTTCCGATGTTTTTATTTTTAAAATCCCTCTTTGATAAAAAAGGAAAGGAAATAATTTATAGAGGAATCATTTTACTTTTTTTTCTTTACGTCGTTTTTCTAAACAACGCGCGTTCTTCCGTGATCGGAGCCCTTTTTTCCTCTCTCACCGCATTTATCGTATTGGGACCGATTCGAAAGGAACTTCCTACTACAAAAATCCTTCTCATCGCGGGAGGGGCTCTGCTTACATTGGCTTTGATCGGGGTTGGGCTTTCTTTTACGGAGGCGGGTCAAAAAATCACGGATCCTCTATTTGGAAAAGAAAAACATACGGATGCGGGAAGAACTTTTATCTGGGATTCTACCTTTCCATTGATCGAAAAAAATCCGATCGCCGGAATCGGTCCCGGAAATTACAACCGTGAAATCGAAAAATCAAGATTGGAACATTCTGAAAAATACAGGGAACTCTATTATTTTTATCAAACGACGCAGAAGGGTCATGCGCATAACGATTACTTTCACCTTTTCGCAGTATTCGGGTTTCCGGCGATCTTTCTTTTTATCACATTAGGAACGTTTTTGTATCAACGTTTGTTAAACTCGAATCTCCCGTATCAGCAGTCTCTTTACTTTTTCGGAATTTCCGGCTTTTTTCTTTCCGGACTTTTTCAGTGTTATTTTCAAGACGACGAAGTGGTGATTCTATTCTGGATTCTTTGCGGATTTCTGCTCAGGACCACAAAAGATTTTTCAAAACCAACCGCTTAG
- a CDS encoding glycosyltransferase gives MRILYFSDTFLPKVDGVAISMKNFADLLSKRGHTFMICCPRYGEGDSDAATDSIRVERFRSGYLPSYPDIKVVLPSPSKIKRLIKEFEPDLVHIHTPGLLGLYGINATEKYGIPTIGTYHTLMSEQDMYLSFYRLLKLDKLFLRASKSDKKLKIKDLSKIEKTDKFNIRKKIILKISNNIYERCDLIISPSHLIEKQLREFGLKTKIAVISNGLDLTSFKGIPKKLSTSPKLLHVGRISYEKNCDVILNSFKLIHDSIPDSTLTIIGDGPALPSLKIQAQNLGIENAVTFTGFIKREQLPQEYPKYDLFLTASTMETQGLVILESVACGLPAVGVDSFAIPELIHDGKNGYIAKPFDVKAIAEKSIEILKDSALYEKFSEESIRISKGHEMNACVDKMEEVYKTIASVKNKKKRNTLINMLFSLPDPVDQFFRFLE, from the coding sequence ATGAGAATTCTTTATTTTTCCGATACCTTTCTTCCCAAGGTGGACGGTGTCGCGATCTCGATGAAAAACTTCGCCGATCTTCTTTCAAAACGTGGGCATACATTTATGATCTGTTGTCCTCGGTATGGAGAAGGTGATTCCGATGCGGCGACCGATTCGATTCGAGTCGAACGATTTCGAAGCGGTTATCTTCCGAGTTATCCTGATATTAAAGTCGTTCTTCCTTCTCCGAGTAAGATCAAAAGACTGATTAAGGAATTCGAACCGGATCTGGTCCACATTCACACTCCGGGGCTTCTCGGGCTTTACGGAATCAATGCTACCGAAAAATACGGAATTCCTACGATCGGAACGTATCACACCCTAATGTCCGAGCAGGACATGTATCTTTCCTTTTATAGACTTTTAAAATTGGACAAACTATTTTTAAGGGCGAGTAAGTCGGACAAAAAGCTGAAGATCAAGGATTTGAGTAAAATTGAAAAAACGGATAAGTTCAATATTCGAAAAAAGATCATTCTTAAAATTTCGAATAATATCTACGAACGTTGCGACCTGATCATTTCCCCATCTCATCTCATTGAAAAACAGCTCCGGGAATTCGGTCTCAAGACAAAAATCGCAGTGATTTCCAACGGACTCGATCTCACAAGTTTTAAGGGAATTCCCAAAAAACTTTCGACCTCTCCCAAATTGTTGCATGTGGGACGAATTTCCTACGAAAAGAATTGTGATGTAATTCTCAATTCATTCAAACTGATTCACGACAGTATTCCCGATTCGACTCTCACGATCATCGGAGACGGACCGGCTCTTCCTTCGCTCAAGATTCAGGCGCAAAATCTGGGAATCGAAAATGCGGTCACATTTACGGGCTTTATCAAAAGAGAACAACTTCCCCAAGAATATCCGAAATACGATTTGTTTCTGACCGCATCTACGATGGAAACTCAAGGACTTGTGATTTTAGAATCGGTCGCTTGCGGTCTTCCCGCGGTTGGTGTGGATTCTTTTGCAATTCCCGAATTGATCCATGACGGCAAAAACGGTTATATCGCAAAGCCGTTTGATGTAAAAGCGATCGCGGAAAAATCGATCGAGATTTTAAAAGATTCCGCTCTCTATGAAAAATTTTCCGAGGAATCGATTCGTATTTCAAAGGGACACGAAATGAATGCGTGTGTGGATAAAATGGAAGAGGTTTATAAAACGATAGCCAGTGTCAAAAACAAGAAAAAAAGAAATACACTGATCAATATGCTTTTTTCTCTTCCGGATCCGGTCGATCAGTTTTTTCGATTTTTGGAATGA
- a CDS encoding glycosyltransferase family 9 protein, which yields MNLLVMRFSAMGDVALMAPAIIAIAAKYPNIQLTIVTRGNYAPFFYNIPNVNVVGFNLKRYRGIQGLYRLFKEINKLGPYEKVIDLHSSVRSRLISLLFSIRGIGVYRIIKGRKEKLRQIRQKKKILTPLPHTVDRYLKVFEKAGFPASVRKGPWINVDPESKIFAKDFFESQNIQKKQSLWIGFAPFAGHELKEWPREKSRALLKLLLEEFPDVKIFLFGSREETKILEEWSKENTEALKIVSGGKLGIRGELGIMEKMDVMIGMDSSNVHIAALLKRPVIGIYGTTHPYSGFAPFGQEDSGVLQIDNLPCRPCSIYGNTTCFRKDFACMEWIQPEDVIKRIRVVYNINTLF from the coding sequence ATGAACCTATTAGTCATGCGGTTTTCCGCCATGGGCGACGTGGCCCTTATGGCACCTGCAATCATCGCGATCGCGGCGAAATATCCGAACATTCAGCTTACGATCGTTACACGAGGGAATTATGCCCCCTTCTTTTATAATATTCCCAACGTAAACGTAGTCGGCTTTAATCTCAAAAGATACCGAGGTATACAAGGGCTTTACAGACTTTTCAAAGAGATCAACAAACTCGGTCCGTATGAAAAGGTAATCGATCTTCATTCTTCCGTTCGTTCCCGATTGATCAGTCTTCTCTTTTCTATTCGCGGAATCGGAGTCTATCGAATCATCAAAGGAAGAAAGGAAAAACTCAGACAGATCCGTCAAAAGAAAAAAATACTAACTCCTCTACCTCATACGGTAGATCGATATCTCAAGGTTTTTGAAAAAGCAGGTTTTCCGGCTTCTGTAAGAAAAGGACCTTGGATCAATGTGGATCCGGAATCTAAAATTTTCGCAAAGGATTTTTTTGAATCTCAGAATATTCAAAAAAAGCAAAGTCTTTGGATCGGTTTTGCTCCGTTTGCGGGACACGAGTTAAAAGAATGGCCTCGTGAAAAAAGCAGAGCCCTTCTCAAACTTCTCCTTGAGGAATTTCCGGATGTGAAGATCTTTCTTTTTGGTTCGAGAGAAGAGACAAAAATTTTGGAAGAATGGAGTAAAGAAAATACCGAAGCGCTTAAGATCGTTTCAGGTGGTAAGTTGGGAATCCGAGGTGAACTCGGAATCATGGAAAAGATGGACGTCATGATTGGAATGGATTCCTCGAACGTTCATATTGCAGCACTACTCAAACGCCCGGTGATCGGAATTTACGGTACCACGCACCCCTATTCCGGTTTTGCTCCTTTTGGACAGGAAGATTCGGGGGTATTACAAATCGATAATTTACCTTGCAGACCTTGCAGCATCTACGGGAACACAACCTGCTTTCGAAAAGACTTTGCTTGTATGGAATGGATTCAACCCGAGGACGTAATCAAACGCATCCGAGTGGTCTACAATATCAATACTCTCTTTTAG
- a CDS encoding DUF4254 domain-containing protein → MTLKANSVVSVFRQSVVDWHKKETASPNPFPSDSIESILYSKNQIDTIQWHVEDEIRRPDLPDQALVGFKRQIDKLNQERTDLVEILDDRISSEFKDIPKKQGARMNSETPAWLIDRMSILELKIYHMEEQTQRKDVDENHIQACKRKLEVLLEQRIDLSTCLDDLLEDLKTGDKFYKVYRQMKMYNDQNLNPSLYSKKS, encoded by the coding sequence ATGACCTTGAAAGCGAACTCAGTTGTATCCGTTTTTCGCCAATCCGTGGTTGACTGGCATAAAAAAGAAACGGCTTCCCCCAACCCTTTCCCTTCAGACAGCATAGAATCCATCCTTTATAGTAAAAATCAAATCGATACGATCCAATGGCACGTAGAGGACGAAATTCGTAGACCCGATCTTCCCGATCAGGCTCTTGTCGGCTTTAAAAGACAGATTGATAAACTCAATCAGGAAAGAACCGATCTTGTCGAAATCCTCGACGATCGAATTTCCTCAGAATTCAAGGACATTCCGAAAAAACAGGGAGCAAGGATGAATTCCGAAACTCCGGCCTGGTTGATCGATCGGATGAGCATCCTGGAACTCAAAATCTACCATATGGAAGAACAAACCCAGCGAAAGGATGTGGATGAGAATCATATCCAAGCCTGTAAACGAAAGTTAGAGGTTCTCCTCGAACAGCGGATCGATCTTTCGACTTGTCTGGATGATCTCTTGGAAGACCTAAAAACCGGAGACAAGTTTTATAAGGTATATAGACAGATGAAGATGTATAATGATCAAAACCTGAACCCTTCCTTGTATTCTAAAAAATCATGA
- a CDS encoding patatin-like phospholipase family protein translates to MARKIHPEILKFLSGISLFQKLSPAVLTRIYQNIEERNIYNHDVVYYRGDISDKLFIVRHGEVMLTFGESSKAVKYLGEGEFFAENSLMTRTQHGGSAIAVMDSLLYVLDGHFFLKLAEKEQTLSKNLIRLMSNRFREHLEPEDKLTSVPRRMICHIPLEEVKGYKEKLDSIVKIGGHSHEGKMTLVPMESFEKVSIQDAIRKLSLMRNQFPVIHLYFQHAGLKPELDKLLFQADQIVFWEDNPERNQKKKTEILTYFRSRIRNFAGRTIRYIDSSSSIHPEDSVKHQRIFHKEETFGRYLVSRTRGLALGGGGARALAHVGLLKVLEKEDIKIDFVSGASFGAVIAALYARGENTDTIQKMIYKFFGGLDKPFDPTVPLVSFFKGKKMNRMLKDAFGSTLIEDLKIPFVTSAVDLHSGEEYVMDRGPIWEALAAAMSLPGMFPPVFHGDHLLVDGGVINNVPENLIRQKGADIILSANVSPLRDEAIVRLLEDRKITGKSFFKNLWEDLKYPPILKIMGRAITLEGREITLLRKDKMDLFINLHIEEYSFFDFGKFREIIRKGEEEAEEHLEEIYDLFFPGKKFSKKKRY, encoded by the coding sequence ATGGCACGAAAAATACATCCAGAAATTTTGAAATTTCTTTCCGGCATCTCTCTCTTTCAAAAATTATCGCCGGCGGTTCTCACTCGTATCTATCAAAATATCGAGGAAAGAAATATATACAATCACGATGTTGTCTACTATCGCGGTGATATCTCGGACAAATTATTTATAGTAAGACACGGCGAGGTCATGCTTACTTTCGGAGAATCCAGTAAAGCCGTAAAGTATCTGGGTGAGGGTGAGTTTTTTGCGGAAAATAGTCTGATGACTCGTACTCAACACGGTGGATCCGCGATCGCTGTTATGGATTCTCTTTTGTATGTTTTAGACGGTCATTTTTTTCTCAAACTCGCGGAAAAGGAACAAACTCTATCAAAGAATCTGATTCGTTTGATGAGCAATCGATTTCGAGAACATCTCGAACCGGAAGACAAACTAACGTCGGTTCCTCGAAGAATGATCTGTCATATCCCTTTGGAAGAAGTGAAGGGTTATAAAGAAAAGTTAGATTCCATCGTAAAAATCGGCGGCCATTCTCACGAAGGAAAGATGACGTTGGTTCCCATGGAATCCTTTGAGAAAGTCAGCATCCAGGATGCGATCCGGAAATTATCTCTGATGAGAAATCAGTTCCCGGTGATTCATCTTTACTTTCAACACGCTGGACTGAAACCGGAGTTGGATAAACTTTTGTTTCAAGCAGATCAGATCGTATTTTGGGAAGACAATCCGGAACGGAATCAAAAGAAAAAAACCGAAATCCTAACGTATTTCCGTTCTCGGATCCGCAATTTTGCCGGAAGAACGATTCGATATATCGATTCTTCCAGTTCGATACATCCCGAAGATAGTGTAAAACACCAGAGAATCTTTCATAAAGAGGAGACATTCGGAAGATATCTCGTTTCGAGAACCAGAGGTCTTGCGTTGGGAGGTGGTGGGGCGAGAGCGCTGGCACATGTTGGACTTTTAAAAGTATTAGAAAAAGAGGATATAAAAATCGACTTTGTCTCCGGCGCCTCGTTTGGGGCGGTGATCGCGGCTTTGTATGCAAGAGGCGAAAACACGGACACGATTCAAAAGATGATTTATAAGTTTTTCGGAGGATTGGATAAACCTTTTGATCCGACCGTTCCTCTTGTTTCGTTTTTTAAAGGTAAAAAAATGAATCGTATGCTCAAGGATGCGTTCGGTTCCACTCTGATCGAAGATTTGAAAATCCCTTTTGTTACATCCGCGGTGGATTTGCACAGTGGAGAAGAATATGTGATGGATCGCGGTCCCATTTGGGAAGCGTTAGCCGCTGCGATGAGTCTTCCGGGGATGTTTCCCCCTGTTTTCCATGGAGATCATTTGCTTGTGGACGGGGGTGTGATCAACAACGTTCCCGAAAATTTAATCCGGCAAAAAGGTGCGGATATCATTCTTTCCGCGAATGTTTCTCCGCTTAGAGACGAAGCGATTGTCAGACTTTTAGAAGATCGCAAGATCACCGGTAAGTCCTTTTTTAAAAATCTTTGGGAGGATCTCAAATACCCCCCGATCTTAAAGATCATGGGAAGGGCGATCACTCTGGAAGGAAGGGAAATCACGCTTCTACGTAAGGACAAAATGGATTTGTTTATCAACCTTCATATCGAGGAATATTCTTTCTTTGATTTTGGAAAGTTTCGGGAGATCATTCGCAAAGGAGAAGAAGAGGCAGAAGAACATCTCGAAGAGATTTATGATCTGTTTTTTCCCGGAAAAAAATTCTCAAAGAAGAAACGATATTAG
- a CDS encoding phosphorylase yields the protein MKIDPETILICSAIKEESDQISSSTKIQTFLCGIGNLDAGLTLQRFLLEKQSRGDTLPKSILFVGSAGVYPWIHPRFWKNKFGFSTQIQNQDMAKIEKRIRIPEILTDSYEFPNPFQSLSEEEILISKTNATGSITIETVSGRVLDFLRENDIGFENMECFGLAKVCNEFKIPFYAIFALTNTVGPDGSEEWKSNYKKESIKLQEFLISFLL from the coding sequence ATGAAGATTGACCCGGAAACAATTCTGATTTGTTCCGCGATCAAAGAAGAATCGGATCAAATCTCTTCATCGACAAAAATACAAACATTTCTTTGTGGAATCGGAAATCTGGATGCCGGGCTTACACTTCAAAGATTCTTACTTGAAAAACAAAGTCGAGGAGACACCCTTCCTAAGTCCATTCTGTTCGTAGGTTCTGCGGGAGTATATCCTTGGATTCATCCGCGTTTTTGGAAAAACAAATTCGGATTTTCAACTCAAATCCAAAATCAGGATATGGCCAAGATCGAAAAACGAATTCGAATTCCCGAAATTCTTACGGACTCCTATGAATTTCCCAATCCCTTTCAATCCTTATCCGAAGAAGAAATTTTGATTTCAAAAACAAACGCGACAGGATCGATCACGATCGAAACGGTAAGCGGTCGAGTCTTGGATTTTCTCAGAGAAAACGACATCGGATTCGAGAATATGGAATGTTTTGGACTCGCTAAGGTATGTAACGAATTTAAAATTCCGTTTTATGCCATTTTTGCTCTTACAAACACGGTGGGTCCGGATGGAAGCGAGGAATGGAAGTCCAATTACAAAAAAGAATCCATAAAACTTCAGGAATTTCTAATATCGTTTCTTCTTTGA
- a CDS encoding AMP-binding protein codes for MEKVSLYHLVRDVASVYADRPMYWIREDSGDFRGISYKDWYENLKNLSSFLLDLGMQKGNTAGLICDNRYEWSLCSLSLVSIGCVDVPRGCDATLDDLKYILDHSEAKILFLENEKVLKKLLEDKSCLASVKTILLIDPPSKWKDLESARKQLSGVKFFFLEEALLEGEKFRIKKGDKPYEQRGELLIGKDLATIIYTSGTTGAPKGVMLNHRSFTWGIHQLLEFVPGSYQDRTIVFLPPWHIAERLLETTLIAWGASMACSSVPTIPADMQKVKPTVLVSVPRLWEGLYKRIFDTVRKAPPLRQKLFHFAVKISAITTGLQDTIRDSYASTEIENPNQKVMDRFVASILLLSLYPLKIASYKILQRVRDLFGGRMRFALCGAGAMPSDIQFFFRSAGIPIIETYGMTETTGLGAIGEFPLPKNGAIGPPLPGTAIKLVGEDGKIVTKPGDKGVAWHKGPHVTVGYYKEPEKSAKALQDGWLDSGDILTWTQTGELKFAGRAKDTIVLSGGENLEPAPIEAKLTESEFINQVIVVGQDKKNLGVLIVPFYDRVLEEFQSQGKSIPKDPKEWNYTKEVSLFFKNIVKEKISTKAGFKAFEKVAHVYILPKEFEKGKEMTETMKLKRNVIFSIYHEIIQSLYDTDED; via the coding sequence ATGGAAAAGGTAAGTTTATATCATTTAGTCAGAGACGTAGCCAGCGTTTACGCGGATCGTCCCATGTATTGGATTCGAGAAGATTCCGGCGACTTTCGCGGAATCTCATATAAGGACTGGTACGAAAATCTAAAAAATCTCTCATCCTTTTTGCTCGACCTCGGAATGCAAAAAGGAAACACAGCCGGTTTGATCTGCGATAATCGTTACGAATGGTCTCTTTGCTCCCTTTCTCTTGTAAGCATCGGCTGTGTGGATGTTCCCAGAGGTTGCGATGCGACGTTAGACGATTTGAAATACATTCTCGATCATTCCGAAGCAAAAATTCTTTTTTTAGAAAACGAAAAGGTTTTAAAAAAATTATTAGAGGATAAATCCTGTCTTGCCAGTGTAAAGACGATTCTCCTCATCGATCCTCCTTCGAAATGGAAAGATCTGGAGTCCGCTCGAAAACAACTCAGCGGTGTGAAATTTTTCTTTTTGGAAGAAGCTCTTTTGGAAGGCGAAAAGTTTCGCATCAAAAAAGGTGATAAACCATACGAACAAAGAGGAGAACTCCTGATCGGAAAGGATCTCGCTACGATCATCTATACCTCCGGTACTACGGGTGCTCCCAAAGGTGTGATGCTCAATCACAGAAGTTTTACTTGGGGAATTCATCAACTCCTGGAGTTTGTTCCCGGTTCGTATCAAGATAGAACCATTGTCTTTCTTCCGCCTTGGCATATTGCGGAACGACTTTTAGAAACGACTCTTATCGCATGGGGAGCATCCATGGCGTGCTCTTCCGTTCCGACCATTCCTGCGGATATGCAAAAGGTAAAACCCACCGTGCTCGTTTCCGTTCCTAGACTTTGGGAAGGATTGTATAAAAGAATTTTTGATACCGTCCGTAAAGCCCCTCCTCTTCGTCAGAAGTTATTTCACTTTGCGGTAAAAATTTCGGCAATTACAACGGGTTTACAGGATACGATTCGAGATTCCTACGCTTCCACCGAAATCGAAAATCCAAATCAGAAAGTCATGGATCGTTTTGTGGCGAGTATTTTGCTTCTCTCCCTTTATCCTTTGAAAATCGCATCTTACAAAATTCTGCAGAGAGTCAGGGATCTATTCGGAGGAAGAATGCGTTTCGCGTTATGTGGCGCGGGCGCAATGCCCTCAGACATTCAATTTTTCTTTCGAAGCGCCGGGATTCCCATCATAGAAACATACGGTATGACGGAGACAACCGGACTCGGTGCGATCGGAGAATTCCCTCTTCCAAAAAACGGAGCGATCGGACCTCCGTTACCCGGAACCGCAATCAAACTCGTTGGCGAAGACGGAAAGATCGTAACCAAACCCGGAGACAAGGGAGTCGCTTGGCACAAAGGACCTCACGTCACGGTCGGCTATTATAAGGAGCCCGAAAAATCCGCAAAAGCTCTCCAAGACGGTTGGCTGGATTCGGGCGACATTCTCACCTGGACCCAAACTGGGGAATTAAAATTTGCGGGAAGGGCCAAGGATACGATCGTGCTTTCCGGCGGAGAGAATTTGGAACCCGCCCCGATCGAAGCCAAGCTCACCGAATCCGAATTTATCAATCAAGTGATCGTGGTCGGACAGGATAAAAAAAATCTCGGAGTTCTCATCGTTCCCTTTTACGATCGTGTTCTGGAGGAATTTCAATCCCAGGGAAAATCAATTCCCAAAGATCCGAAAGAATGGAACTACACCAAAGAAGTTTCTTTATTCTTTAAAAATATCGTAAAGGAAAAAATTTCCACCAAAGCCGGTTTTAAGGCGTTCGAAAAAGTAGCGCACGTTTATATCCTTCCCAAGGAATTCGAGAAAGGAAAAGAAATGACTGAAACTATGAAACTCAAACGCAACGTTATCTTTTCCATTTATCACGAGATCATTCAATCTCTCTACGATACAGATGAAGATTGA